The genomic stretch ataaaaagggtatcgttGGAAAGGTTAACCtgtcctctattacagtaaaataatgtctgtgtttcggtgtccatatgaccgtttctgttggaccaaacctcaaaggAAAAGagcgagttgaaaccgcttgtcagagaggaGAAGTGATCTCTCATATTTGTTGTGAGGGGGAgtggcttggtgtgtgtgtgtgtgtgtgtgtgtgtgtgtgtgtgtgtgtgcgcaaacaGAGAGGAAGACTAGAGGTTTCACTcccgccaaaatctgtccaaaataagcccaagtcattgggacaatgactcccattcttagggcagagacatgagcatgttgtcattatatacagatctctggtgtaaatggaaggTGCACAGAAGGAGACAAGATCAAAAATACAACACGAAAAGAAGCGGACATAAACACAAAAAAGTGGTTCTTGCGATACAGACATTTGGAATATCACGCAAATACATAAATCCAAATTAATTTGATATATCACCATGCCCTAACAGCCAGTCAGTCTTCATATTCTGCAATGAAAACATTTCCAGCAAGCATTCTCATATTGCTCTCACCCACATGTATTTGTCCTTGTCTTTAGGGGGAGGTCCTGTACCGCGTTCGCTGGAAGAACTACTCATCTGACGATGACACCTGGGAGCCTGAGGCCCACCTGGAGGATTGTAGGGAGGTGCTGCTGGTCTACAAGAGGGCTCTGGCAGAGGCTAAGGTCAAGAAAGACCAAGATGCTAAGAAGGGCATGGTAAGTCCTATCCAGGAGGATCACAGCCACCATAAGAAAGGCTTGGTGAGTCTAATTGCTGGGATGGAACGTTTTAGATTTTTAGAACTGACTGTTACACTAactacacagaacaaaaatataaacgcaacatgtaaagtgttggtcccatatttcatgagctgaaataaaagatcccagaaattttccagacgcacagaaagcttatttctccaattttgtgcacaaattagtttacatccctgttagtgagcatttctcatttgccaagataatccatccacctgacaggtgtggcatatcaagaagctgattaaacagcatgctcattacacaggtgcactctgtgcttgggacaataaaaggccactctaaaatgtgcagttttgtcacacaacacaatgctacagatgtctcaagttttgaggaagcgcgcaattggcatgctgactgcaggaatgtccaccagagctgttgccagagaattgaatgttaatttctctaccataagccgcctaacgttgttttagagaatttggcaaccTGCCtcccaaccgcagaccatgtgtaaacaCGCCAGCCCAGGTCCTCTACATCCAGCTTTTTCACTGGACAGCtgttgaaactgaggagtatttctgcctttttgtggggaaaaactcattctgattggctgggcctggctccccagtgggtgggcctatgccctcccaggcccacccatagctgcgcccctgcccagtcatgtgaaatacgtagattagggcctaatgaatttatttcaattgactgatttccttatatgaactgtaactcagtaaaatcgttgaagttgttgcatgttgagtttatatttttgttcagtgtacatttgaTGAGTAACTGATTATCACTTTCTATGGCTGATGTGAATGTCCCCTCTTCTCTGTAGAAGCTTCCCATGAAGAGTGACGTGTTTGATGCCGACTCTGACAGTGACAGTGATAAAGACAAGCCCACAGACCTGCCTgtcaagaagaagaaaaagaagaagccccaagaagaagaagaggaggaggcacCTCCCCCgaaggagaagaggaaaaagaaGAAAGACAAGCGCAAGGAGGACTTCAGGCCTCGTCCGGCACCAGAGTCTGATGAAGAGGAGCTTTCCCCTCCCCCGACTCCGGGCCGCAGTACCAAGATGTCCGACTCCAAGAAGAGATTTGTCGAATCTGATGAAGAGGAAGAAGCCCCCGTGCCCTCCAAGAAGCACAGGAAGGACAAGGCCAAGGATGGAGGGAAGCATAggaaaaaagagaacatggaggaaGGGAATAAGAAAAAGAAGACAAAGAAGGATCAAAGGGGTGATCTGGAGTCCACTGAAGATGAGGCCACCGCCCCCCTGGAAGAGGAGCTTAGCGAGGGGCCATCTGAGTCCCAGACGGATGATACCACAGCAACTGAAAAGTCTCGCACTGATGACAAACCCAAGAATAAGAAGGGGAAGTCAGAACTGAAGCTGCAGGGCATCAAGGACTTCCTTCAGGACAGGAAAGGCAAGAAGCCGGAAACTACGTCGCCCACGCTCTCCGCAAGCGGACTCGCAAAACTCAAGAGCCTTGCCTCCTTCAAGACCCAGAGCCGGGATGAGCCCACACCAACCTCGGACTCCAGCGACACCCCCGCCCCGGCCCACGTCCACAAGAAGGCCAAGGGCAAGAGCCAGGAGGCCACCCCTGCACCACCAAAAAtcccctcttcctcatcctcctcttcctcctctggtGCAGGGGCCAGCACTAGCAAGGCCCGAGAGGAGGAGTCTAAAGAGGAAGTGGGCGGGGATAAGGAACCAGCCGCCTCCACTAACCTGTTTGAGAAGTTTCTGCTGAACTGCGAGGCCAAGGACCGTGTCCCCCGCAAACAGATGGTCCACCAGCCCACCCCTGCAGAGAACACTAAACCACCGAAGGTAAACCAAGCAGCTTTGCACTAAATGTAGCGGGGTTAGCAAATCAATGCTGGTGATATAGCCAGCGGCAAGGCCCTCTCTGTTGTGGTGAAAGTCTATCTTAAGCTGCATCAAGTAAAATCTTAAATatatttctgtaaaaatttcAGCTCATAGGAAAAGTTGAGAAAAGGACCAAGCCGACAAAGGAGTCACCTGCTCGGAAACCAGAGCCAGACAAGGCCAAACATACAGACGGTGAGAGGAGTTACAAGGCTCCATTGTTAAGCTTACACTATCGGGCAGGGGTGTCAAAttaattccatggagggcctagtgtctgctggttttagtttattcctttcaattaagacctagacaaccaggtgaggagttccttactaattagtgtcCTTTATTCATCAATCAAGTGCAAGGAAGTAGCGAAAACCCGCAgtcactcggccctccgtggaatgagtttgacacatgctATAGGGCTTTCATTGAATTACCTATGAATGTAGTGGACGCAGCCACTACATAGTGACTCACTCAAGATGTTTTAACTGACATGATGCCTGTTGCGTATTCCAcctttttatttgtttattttcacttctCTAACATTATTTGTTCCTCTCCTTTTAATAGCATTTCGGCCCAGTCAGAGCCTCGCTGCTGTGGAGACTAGTGACAAGGCGGAGGCAGAAGAGAAACCTGCCCAGAAGTCAAAGTTTGGCGGAGAGGACCGGAGGGAGGAGGCTCAACGCTGGGAGAGGAGGACCCAAGACgatgacaggaggaggaggaggagggaagacagCGAACCACGCCTCTTCATCGCCTGCGATGACAATCAAGACGCCTTGGAGAGCGGCGACAAGTCTGGTACGCCGTCTGGTACACCACAGAACCATCTCACATGGAAAAgtcaacacacatacaaacactcagTGTAGACATGCATCCGTTACAAAAATatcatattgcttacacctacagtgcattcggaaagtattcagaccccttgaccttttccacattttgttacgttacagccttattctaaaatggattcaattgttttttccactcatcaatttacacacaataccccataatgacaaagcaaaaacaggtttgtagaaatgtttgctaatgtattacaaataaaaaacggaaatataacatttacataagtattcagaccctttactcagtactttgtttaggcacctttggcagcgattacagcctcgagtcttcttgggtatgacgctacaagcttggcacacctgtatttggggagtttctcccattcttctctgcagatcctctcaagctctgtcaggttggatggggagcgtcgctgcacagctactttcaggtctctccagagatgttcgatcgggttcaagtacgggctctggctgggccgctcaaggacattcagagagtcctccgttgtgttggctgtgtgcttagggtcgttgtcctgttggaaggtgaaccttcgcctcagtctgaggtcctgagcacgctggagcaggtttacatcaagaatctctctgtactttactccattcatctttccctcgatcctgactagtctcccagtccctgctgctgaagaacatccccacagcatgatgctaccaccaccatgcttcaccatagggatggtgccaggtttcctccagacgtgacgcttggcattcaggccaaatagttcagtcttggtttcatcagaccaaagaatcttgtttctcctggtctgagagtcctttaggtgccttttggcaaactccaagctggctgttatgtgcctttttactgaagagtggcttccgtctgaccactaccataaaggcctgattggtgcagagatggttgtccttcttgaaggttctctcatctccacagagaaactctggagcgctttcaggccgctgtgttcttggggaccttcaatgctgcaacaTTTtgtggtactcttccccagatctgtgcctcgacaaaaaaTACAGTTCAATGCATGACTGAGCACGTATAGCatgaagtaggcctaggctatatcagATACTGTAAGTTTCTTTTGCAtgggaaaaatgtggccttttattaACACATTTAATggaattctactacactttatatgactggagacagtagcagaatctttttttaaTACGACAAAATAtagggtagcctactctgctgacactgaaaAACCGATCAATAAAAACGAAgttgtccatataataggccTACGAGAACGGGTGTCACAAATTgaatatgacgtccatctaaaCTGGAGGAGGAAGTTATTGTTAAAATAACTACTTTTAAGTAgcactgacccaacaatgataaaTAGTGAATATGCGCAGTGCGCAGTCACCGGGGATATTGCAGATGGTctccgctggtgccaataagagAGGCTATACTGTTGTCCGCTAATTTAAGATcagaattttgataactaaaagacagattagtattttcattgtcttctctttacagcaagaacaatttgctttccaaactatgttttcctgcgattgtattttgaaatattgcgatatgcctggtTTGGCCTCTACTTTTCACAGACAGTCACAACTCAACAATAATCTACCCAAATTGCGCGCTGCCTTTCTGTCCGACTGTAGGCAATactatttaaaacaatccacaacttattttttaaaaagaagctaatgatcgtctgtggccaaatcatgctttagtagcctattttgaattattttatttatgtgtagacaggagtaggctatataattttggcaatttaCTTTAGGAaaagcttcccctagccttataGACATGCGGCCTATTCTTGCATATTAAACACATAACTGCACGtaacctccattcgctattcgagtgcagGCTACTGTTTTTTTTCGCACTCCCTCGGAAATCGTTTGGAAAAAatgtcctttctattttattcagctatgttcaattctattcttcatactataaaataatatataaaagAATGCcctggaattctaagcaaatcttttCTGCTAAATGAGCTAGTGTAGCCCatagccatatggcatagccagatcagggcctaacataaggataactcagaatatgctattctgttcttcttaaataggctacattttcttatgtttctttagaccggactaaaataaataatagatttgttgtgatggtgtaggcaatattaaattgatttattagactttttaaaatgtagatgttccaactgtctgcatcagtggcttgtaggatATGCATAGAaaccaggagatgctaaacgtgtttatgttaatgatGGTCAATTACAGACAggcagttatttgcatgacaatcaccggctgacaacatttcatgaccgctacacctatccaatcctttcagattTACTCTAGGGGTAGGGGCTGTTTCTGGACAGAGCCCCTCCAAATGGCCATGTGAAATAATACTAATGTACTATTGGATGTGGTTTGTGACTGACAGACAAAGGACAAGCCTCTCTTAACCTTGGAATGGACCTCAACTTGGACTGGATGACACTGGAGGACTTTCAGAAACATTTGAACGGAGAGGATGAGATTCTCTCTGCTCCACCGCTATCTCCCGGTAAGTGTCTACCATAAAAtaagaatactagaatggacataaACCTTCATATGGTGGtataaaggtcagccattttggtcagggagttggtcaaccatggtttgccagtgctgtgataaaaGCTAGCTAGCAGACCAGTTCTAGAGGAATGATTACATTAATTtgtcaaattaactgccaatatgtcaacattccattcaaacaatgcagtcaatccacagccatacactgactgaaaTCAGTTtataggacttagacaagttgtaaaagCAACAAGTACGGTACTGATATTGTACTATATGATAGCATTGAGAAAtgtatggtctgtttacatatattttagatgCTATTTAtacagattttttaaaaataaaacccATATAAACTATTTATAACCAATATAgctgccattttcaccccattctggagctttgagggtttatgacataacccctctagtaatttaatagcaACTGTATGTTGTCTACCCTCTGTCTCTCATGTTTTCCCAGATGTCTCTCAACATCGGCTGTACATGAACCTCTCGCTTCCACACACTATGTAGGTAGATGTAGACAACTACTGATGTGAATCTGTGTGTCCCTCAGGTGAGCTGCGGGATGCAGTGAAAAGCGGGGATTACATGTCTGTGAAACTTGCACTCAATTCCAAAGAGGACTACAATCTAGACCAGGAGGTACGTTCCGTGTTCTAAATAATATTTTTAGCCCAATCCCAGAGTACCTATTACCATTATTCTCCTCCCCACTTCCCTCCTGTCTTTGGggagccccagctgttccacctaTTTATTCAGCACTAACTAGTCACAACTAGTCAAATAAAGATGTTTACCTTTTGTTAGAGTAGCCTATGTGTGTGGTCATACTTGTGAGTTCATTCAAATGAGGACAATTTTGGGACCAACATCACAGTACTCTTTCCAACGAATACATACATTAACCAACTTGGGCAACGACAGATCTGCTTTTGAAATGGCCAAGTGCCATAATGCTTTACTCAATTAAAGCCATAATATGTAACTTTTATTCCAGAAATGATAGCAGGGGAAGTACCAATGACTGGAAATGAAAGTTACAGATTGCTGCTTTAATTACATTTGTGTGTAAGTGTAGAAAGATTTTTCATTTTGCCAGTCTGGTTCAAACATAGACACAACTTGATCAACTTAGCCACTCTGATCGAGTTATAATGCAGTTTAAACATAGCACAAAACGTGAGAGCCAGTAATGGCATGCAGAGGTTGAATAGCAGGACATCGATTGCGAGGAGAGAATCCGACTGCAATACCTGCTGACTGCATCCATTGAGGACCAGTGAGCCAACAGAGGTAAGCAGATTATGCCCTTCAACTACTCAGTTATTTTAATTTAGCCTAATGGAGCTACATATGGTTTTGTAAAGATGAGTGAAGCTTGAATAGGAAAATGCAGTTTGTGAAATTAATGTTTATTGCATTGCTTAAAAGAATTAAATAATTGGCTATCATCATACTTCATAAACTGTTGTGCCAACTTGATGCTTGGAATTAATAAGTCCAAGCTTTACATTGAAATTAATGTTTTTTGTTGTGCATAGTTGGCAGATAATTTTCATACATTACTATGGAGACTGCTAGAGTGATCTAAGACGGATATGTTCTTCTCATTTACAGACCAAGGACATGATGAGCAGTAGGTTAAAGTTCACAAGAAGCTATAAGATACAACCTTTGCCTCAGGTACAGTAATGCCTTCAGAAAAGTATTCTTGTACCACCGCAGAGCATGTAAAAATGCTGCTGACTTTCGGTCATAGCAGTACTGACATTTCACTCATCTTCATTATCAACAACAACGAATAGCCCAAAGCTAAAAGGAAAAACCTTACTTTGAGTCAATCATTACAATACTGGTAACACATTTCAGCTTTTGCCATACCGTTTTCTTTGTGTACAATAAGAATTAGATATTAATCGAACAAAGCCTTTGTTCACCGTTTTAACAAACTGCTGCCATAAGCATGTATTCCGTGGAAAAGCCTTTCTTGACCGTTTAACATGTACCACTGTTTAACATGTACCGTTTAACAAACTACTGCCATAAGCATGTATTCCGTGGAAAAGCCTTTCTTGACCGTTTAACATGTACCACTGTTTAACATGTACCGTTTAACAAACTACTGCCATAAGCATGTATTCCGTCACTTAACCAAATATGTATTTACAAATTACGTAGGCTACTATTACTTGCCCAGTGTGACAGTATGCTTTTGTTTGGGTTGTTAAATATAGGCTTCTTTACTTGATGTGCAATTATAAGGACTCAATAGTATTATTACGGTCCAATCAGTGTTTTTAAGGACGCTTTCATATAAATGTAGTACCCTGCTGCTTTTAAGAGAATGGAAAGAATTATATTTCTCAAACTTACTGCTGCAACTGGTACCTGTTGGGCAAGTACCAGAATTAAGTTGGACCAGggttaactcctgagtggcgcagtggtctaaggcactgcatcgcagtgctaactgtgccactagagatcctggttcgaatccaggctctgtcgcagccggccgcgaccgggagactcatgggcggcgcacaattggcccagcgtcgtccagggtaggggagggaatggccggcagggatgtagctcagttgatagagcatggcgtttgcaacgccagggttgtgggttcgattcccatggggggccagtataaaaataaaaataagtattcactaactgtaagtcgctctggataagagcgtctgctaaatgactaaaatgtaaatgtaaaatgtttgttttgCATCTTCATAGGCTTCCAAACGCTCTAGGATCTTATTCCGGTCTAATTTGTGAAAACACTCCTAAATCACCCACCAAACACTCATTATTGCATGCATGTCACAAAATACTGAATATAAatactgaatatatatatatatatatatatatatatatggaggaTTAGAAACACAGTCACTGGCAAAATGTAGGCCTAGTTGCATGGCGTTTTCTTTTCTGTACCTTCCTGGTCTCCATGCAGCATCTCATCCAACATCACAATATTAATTCCTCGTCCGACATATTTACAATGTGAAAACGCTGTAGTTCGCTGCTTAATACAATAAATCCATAAACTATTCCTTGAATGAGTCACATGTGGTTTTTATTATGGAAGTATTCAAAGTCTACACACGGTTTGGTGCTGTGTAATCATTGCATTGATTCTCGCTTGACTGTGATTGAAGTTTGAGAGCATTGTTGAGGTGCTCTTAGGCGATCATTTGAATGACTCACAATGTGTACCGCACGTgttttcaattagctatactatGTGGTTTTCACCATTTAGATTTCTCTGCATATGAAATGGGTCAGGGGACCCCAGATGTCTAGTATGATAGTATAGTTAACCTAATTTCTCTTTGCCACAAGTGAAATACTAACTCGCAACAGCTTTCAAGCTACTTGTGCTTTTACGTCCCACTTTTCATACATTTTAAACCAAATGCATCATGAGATTAACCTTTCATAAGGTCTTATGAATCTTACGTTTACTTGTTCTTTTACAGGCATGCACTGTTGAACAGAAGAGTATAAGTGGCAAAGATAAGCATTTAAATGAGGAAAAGAAGACTTTATGTGATGAAGAGAAGACATTAAGTAATGAAGAGAGGCCTTTATGCACAGCAGATAACCCTCACCGCAAAGGGAACCCTCACCGCGAGGGGAGTCCTCTATACAAAGAAAATAATTTACACAAGGAAGAGAATCCTTCACACGATGAAGAGAAGACTTCATGTGATGTGGAGAAGACTTTATGTGACATGGAGAGAGCTTTGTATGACATAAAGAATTGTGCTGAAGAGAGCAGTTCAAGTGATGACGAGAACAGTTCAGGTGATAAGGTAGAAGGACAAAGACTGGATTCAAACGTCCAAAGTGGGTCAGATCCTCTTCCATCTAAAGCAGAACTCCCCTGCGATAATAATGAATCTGAGCAGTCCCCTCAAATGTCACAAGCTAAAAAACCTCGCCGCAAAAAATTTGTGCCACGGAAAGGTACAAGGTCAAACTTACGTTCTAGCTCAAAAATGACAGTCAGCACATGTAGTACGACAGATGATGGTAAAAGAAAATGGGACAAAAAGTACTTCTGCCTGTATTGCAATGAACCACACCATAAAATTGCAAGACATTTAGAAAGGATGCATGCAGAAGAAGCAGCTGTCGCTCATGCTATCAGCTTCCCCAAACTCTCCAAAATCAGGTCTCTCTTGCTTGACCAACTCCGTAACAAAGGCAACTATCTACATAACTTGGAAGTTCTTCAAAGTGGAGATGGAGAAATTGTGACAAAGAAAAGACCGTCTTACAATGGTGTTTCTGTGCGTGACTACCTGCCCTGCCAACACTGCTTAGCTTTTTTCAACAAAATAGATTTATGGAAACATGAGGGCTCATGTAAAGCCAGAAAAGGACAAGATGAAAAGAGGGGAGGAAAAAGGGTGCGGGTCCAGGCTGCGTCCTCTCGACTTCTTCCATTGCCGGTCTATTCTACTGGAGGATGTGAAGAAATAATACACAATATGAATCAAGATGACGTTCAATGCCACATCAAAAATGATCCCCTGATATGTAAATATGGCAATGCGCTATCTGCAAAGCATGACCATGCCAAGTCACAGTTTACATACATTGGATCAAAAATGAGGGAATTGGCTAGATTTGTACttactgtaaatgagatggactGTGGTGTCCAATACCTGCATGAAGTATGTGTACCATCCAAATTCAAATTGGCCGTTCATGCTGCCAGGAAAATGAGTGGTCATGATCCTGCCTCTGACAGGTACAAGACCCCATCTCTTGCTTTAAAGATTGGCTATTCCTTGAAAAGAGCTACCGAAATAGCTTTTGGGGAGAGTCGTATGACCGAGGACCGGGAGGCAGAGGAACAAGCCAAAAGGTTCATTGAGCTTCTTGAAAACAATTGGAATAACTGTTTTTCTGGTCTATCCCTGAGCGCTGTCCCTCAGTGTGAAGTTGATGTGTCTTCACTTACTGAGGATTTGATCAAACTTCAGAAGTTTCTCAAGGTTGCAGAGGACACAACAAAGAAAGAATTGCTTGAGAGCCCCACCAACGCTGTCTGGAAAAAGCTCAATGAAACTCTTCTTGCAGAAATAGCTCTCTTCAACAGAAAAAGGACAGGAGAGGTTGCGAAAATGCTGTTGGAAACATACACAAACAGAAAGAAAGCTCCAGCTAGTGCAGACATTTTCAATAGCCTCTCAAGGCTGGAGCAGGAGCTTGGTGACGACAAACTAACCAGGGTGGAAATAAAAGGCAAAAATGGTAGAAACATGCCGGTCCTACTAACAGAGAGGATGATCTCATCTCTTGAGATCCTTATTGCAAACAGAGACAAAGTTGGTGTGTCAAAGGACAACCCTTATGTCTTCGCACGGAGCCTGGACGCGGCAAGCTACGTCAGAGGGTCTGACTGTCTGAGGAAATTTGCACGTGCGTGTGATGCAAAGAATCCTGAAAGTCTGATCCATGCGACAGTAAGGAAAGAGGTTGCTATCCATTGCCAAGTACTGAACTTAAATGAAAGTGAATTGGATCAAGTGGCAAAATTATTGGGACATGACACCCAGGTCCACAAAGAGTACTACAGACTCTCTGAAAATGCAGCACATCTAGCAGAAATCAGCAAATTGCTGCTTGCAATGGATCAGGTTCCAGTTGTGATTCCAGGGCCATCTGAGGAAAGGGTTGTTTCCCCTACATGTGGTGAGTATCAGTTACTTTACAGGGTATTGGACAACATTTTCATTTTGTTTCAAGGGTTAAATTATAAATATTGGGTGGATAAATCCCAGTTTAATTTGTTTTGTGCCGTTTACATGTTAACTAGATCTACATTTCTGATAAGCTTGCAACTTATTACCCTATAGTATTTGCTCTGTTCCTCTAAACaatatacagttaaagtcggaagtttacatacaccttagccaaatacatttaaactcagtttttcacaattcctaatatttaatcctagtaaaaattccatgtcttaggtctgttaggatcaccactttattttaagaatgtgaaatgtcagaataacagtagagagaattatttatttcagcttttatttatttcatcacattcccagtgggtcagaagtttacatgcattAAATTAGTTTTTGGTAgcaatgcctttaaattgtttaacttgggtcaaacgtttcgggtagccttccacaagcttcccacaataagttgggtgaacttttgcccattcctcctgacagagctggtataactgtgtcaggtttgtaggcctccttgctcgcatacgctttttcagttctgtccacaaatgttctataggattgaggtcagggctttgtgatggccactccaataccttgactttgttgtccttaagccattttgccacaactttggaagtatgcttggggtcattgtccatttggaagacccatttgcgaccaagctttaacttcctgactgatgtcttgagatgttgcttcaatatatccacataattttccttcctcatgatgccatctattttgtgaagtgcaccagtccctcctgcagcaaagcacccccacagcatgatgcctgCACCCcagtgcttcatggttgggatggtgttctttggcttgcaagccaccccgcttttcctccaaacataacgatggtcattatggccaaacagttctatttttgtttcatcagaccagaggacatttctccaaaaagtacgatatttgtcccaatgtgcagttgcaaactgtagtctggattttttatggcggttttggagcagtggcttctttcttgctgagcgtcctttcaggttatgtcgatataggactcgttttactgtggatataaatacttttgtacctgtttcctccagcatcttcacaaggtcctttgctgttgttctgggattgagttgcacttttcgcaccaaagtacgttaatctctaggagacagaacgtgtctccttcctgagcggtatgacggctgcgtggtcccatggtgtttatacttgtgtactattgtttgtacagatgaacgtgaaccagacttgtggaggtctacaattttttttctgagg from Coregonus clupeaformis isolate EN_2021a chromosome 29, ASM2061545v1, whole genome shotgun sequence encodes the following:
- the LOC121571704 gene encoding uncharacterized protein LOC121571704 isoform X4 yields the protein MMSSRLKFTRSYKIQPLPQACTVEQKSISGKDKHLNEEKKTLCDEEKTLSNEERPLCTADNPHRKGNPHREGSPLYKENNLHKEENPSHDEEKTSCDVEKTLCDMERALYDIKNCAEESSSSDDENSSGDKVEGQRLDSNVQSGSDPLPSKAELPCDNNESEQSPQMSQAKKPRRKKFVPRKGTRSNLRSSSKMTVSTCSTTDDGKRKWDKKYFCLYCNEPHHKIARHLERMHAEEAAVAHAISFPKLSKIRSLLLDQLRNKGNYLHNLEVLQSGDGEIVTKKRPSYNGVSVRDYLPCQHCLAFFNKIDLWKHEGSCKARKGQDEKRGGKRVRVQAASSRLLPLPVYSTGGCEEIIHNMNQDDVQCHIKNDPLICKYGNALSAKHDHAKSQFTYIGSKMRELARFVLTVNEMDCGVQYLHEVCVPSKFKLAVHAARKMSGHDPASDRYKTPSLALKIGYSLKRATEIAFGESRMTEDREAEEQAKRFIELLENNWNNCFSGLSLSAVPQCEVDVSSLTEDLIKLQKFLKVAEDTTKKELLESPTNAVWKKLNETLLAEIALFNRKRTGEVAKMLLETYTNRKKAPASADIFNSLSRLEQELGDDKLTRVEIKGKNGRNMPVLLTERMISSLEILIANRDKVGVSKDNPYVFARSLDAASYVRGSDCLRKFARACDAKNPESLIHATVRKEVAIHCQVLNLNESELDQVAKLLGHDTQVHKEYYRLSENAAHLAEISKLLLAMDQVPVVIPGPSEERVVSPTCGTYPAGTDSASTYPTGTYPTGSSYPTGTYSVKSYTVGAQPSRSYHAGTYPEKSYPSGSHSPRSCSAETDSARAYPTVTHPAGTYPVGSYALGTYLAETHDARSCTGGTQHANAYPTSPYDLSSPARSYSSGTNPARTYPEGTYPAQTLPAQTLPARTVITPTLHAQTLPAQTLPSQTFPVGAVPVGAVLLGTVPSGTGSVGMGKVGTVWKQRPWSDAAKAAVNRQMGHFISLMEVPGKRDCEVCLHNEPALRDRTWRDIKNYVHNTVKSIKRKKGLTRVDPTKQTKKGAAKKEKETIEAKSAKDWVGETMTVPKQGQEEGLEAGPVATPRKQKTWSNEAQAAVRRQLGDFTKLMKIPGKRECDACLAAEPALQGRTWKDVKNYVHNTLKTMCRRHSSGKQNMDHEKTSPWTQNPGVQQNPGVHQKSGVLLGLPEEPPVYLSL